The following is a genomic window from Bubalus bubalis isolate 160015118507 breed Murrah chromosome 6, NDDB_SH_1, whole genome shotgun sequence.
CACTCTGTTAAGTCAACAGTTCTCAATTTAAAGCCGACCTACTGACATTCTGTAATGTAGGCCACCAGGTGAGAAAACAATACTGTTACGGGAAGAAGTTGTTGCCTAAAAACCTCTCTGATCACATCATCCTCTCTCACTAAACAGGTACTACTTTCTATTCTTGATTTAGATACCTTCCTTTTACAAAAGGCTTTACTTGTTGCCATCACTAATCACTCTGTTCTAGCCTGAGCAGTGCTTTCCAGACATTAAAGTACCTCTAAATCACAAGATGCCCGACTTCCACATCCACAAAGAGACTCCCACCAGAACTCTGAATCTGTCGACTATACTCTTTCCAACCACCTGATGGGAAGTTAGCATGATCCCCACCCACCTGTCTACTCACCAGCTATTCCAAATAACCTTCTCAATGCCTTTATTCatatggaaaattcttgaaagaaaagcttggCTTGTTtcgaaaatgcaaatgaaagtcCTTCCATacaatgtataaataaaatgcttagaatcCAAAAGAGAGTAATTAAGGAGAGTAACttaatacttaaaattcattGAACTCTCTGGTATTAAGTTTTATGCTTTTTCTAAGTTACCATTTACTTAACCGGGATTAATCCTTACTGAATCCTAATAACAACGGTCATAGCCACTGCGTCAGCCTACCTGCTAGTTTAGTATTGAGGATTTGCTCATATTCCTCCCGAATTTTATCTTCATAGTCTTTTAAGAGACGCTCACATATTATTCCAACTTGTCGGAGCGTAAAGGTGGGCTGGTCCTTTTTCATCCAGGAGGAACCTGGCCAAAAGACAAATCTAGTTTACATAACACATTCCAGCTGTAGGGTTCTGAATTGGTAACTAAACAAAGGGTCCTAGAatataaaaactgttttaaaaagtagtaatTTCCACTACTTTACAACACATGAAATAGTATCACAAAATTCTGTTTCTGACATTCGTTCTACAAGGCAAATCTAGTAGGAAGAAAGTGTGTTCAAGTGTGCTAGCTTATCTGCACAcagaaaaatggttctgatgcCATTAATAATCTGAGCCCATACAGAatgctcacctggtaaagaacaAAAAGGTTAAAGCTGATAGAAAGACTGGATTAAAGAAAACAGATTCACAGTGTaagagctgggcttccctggtagctcagctggtaaagaatccgcccacaatgcaggagacaccggtttgattcctgggttgggaagatcccctggagaagggataggctacccactccagtattcttgggcttccctggtggctcagctggtaaagaatccgcctgtaacgtgggaaacctgggttcgatccctgggttaggaagattccccaaggaaggcatggcaacccactccagtattcctgtccgGAGAACCcccacagtccaaggggttgcaatgagttgtacatgcctgagcaactaagcacagcacagcacacataagAGCTACCCTGATCCTTGGAGATCATCTACACCTATGTTTAATCATGGTGGTACATCATAATTATCTgtagaataaacaacaacaaaaaagatacaTATTGATTTAATTCTGGGGTAAAAGGGCTTGGGGACTGTTTAAGTTACACAGGTGATTCTGATAAGAAATAGCTGACCTGCCCGATATAAAAAACTGTTAAGTCACTGACGTATGAAGGAAAGAGACAATTAGGCACTAAAAATCTCATCTTTGATCCCTTTTAAAACTAGGTTGAGGAAAATGAAATGTTCATAAGATTGCAGCTGGAAAGCAAAATTTCCACTGGGATGCCAGATGGAAATTGGCTTCCTGACCATGATAAAAGCAGCAGCTCTGTCCCACTTCTGAATTTTCCTCAAAGCTCAGCCTGAAATCTGTTTCTTGAGCCCTCTTGGTCTATAAACcagttaaattatttataattgtttctCTACTCATAATATTCTATTACATCAAAATTATATTACTAAAATCCCAAGAGAATATTAAGGAGACTTGCTAGTTACAATCACTGAAAGATCTATCACTCATGTATGTTCAATTAATTGGAAAGGGTGTTGTCTGAGAGCCAAGACCTCTGGGTTAGAAGACAATTGAAATAAGAATTATTTCatgtgaaattcacataaaatgaaccattttaaaactgaacaattcagtggcatttagtatagtcatacggagaaggcaatggcaccccactccagtactcttgcctggaaaatcccatggacggaggagcctggaaggctgcagtccatggggtcgcacagagtcggacacgactgaagcgacttagcagtagcagcagcagtatagtcaTAATGTACAACCACCACCTCtatctaatttcaaaatatttccatcactccAAGTAACACCACTTACCCATTAAGCAATTTGTCCCCACTCCCCCTACCTCCTGGCTAACATTAATATGTGTTCTATAAGGAGACTAATTTTAATCAAGGCAATTTAAAACTCGACGAACTGTTAAAAGGAGAATAttctgtgaggaaataaattccTCTACTGTTAAAGTAGGCAGAGTTCACTACCAGAGGTGATGTTTGAGCCCCGGCCTGTTGACTACTTGCAGGGACTCATGGCTGAACTATGTGACCATGAAGGTTCCCTCCAACCCTGAGATGCTATTTTTGAGCACATCCTCTCTGACCACCTGTCGATGTTATAGAGCAATGCTGTCACACAGCGGTCTCCAGTAACGGAAATCTTCTATAGTGGTGTCTAATGCAACAGTCACAGGTGGCTGTTAAGTATTTGAAATATGGCTACAGCAGCtgagaaactaaaattttattaaatgttaagtaatttaaaattaaacagcTACATGTGGCTACTGGCTATGGTACTAGATGCTGCAGTTACAAAGGGTACTCTTGAACTGGGTGGAAGGAAGGTCAATCCAATCAAAGTAAGGTCTTTTGTAATTTCATGACTAGGgttttaaaagtatttgtaaGTAGTAATATAATGTATACACTTTACCAATTTTATTACTTAGATGAAATCAATTCTGGCTTAGGAAACCATTTTAATTACCAATTACAAAGTCTTAAATGGATTATGCACACTAAAACATGCTTACCTGGAGAACTAGGTGCTGTGAGTGTTGAGGAGTGAGGCTGACTTTCCGAAGTACAAGCTTCACTCTGATTAAGAACAACTTCTAAATGTCTCCACCTCTGATAACGACTATATTCTTGTTTTATGTTCTGAAAAATTTGctctaataaaaaagaaacacacttgAGCATGCACTTTATTGTTACTTCTTCACGCTTCCTGTCCCTTTTTCCATGTTATACATATTaacaagaaaaatgtttataCCAGATACAGCATTCCTCTTATAACCCCGTAAGTGCTTCCTCTTATTGCCACTGTTTCAATAATTACATAGCGTAGCAGCTATTTTGGCATAAACCACCCAGATATTAATAGttcactttgcttcttttcttgtgACAATGATGGCCAGATCTGCCGTTTGCTGTAGGATTAACTAGGACGACTTACagcaacaaataaacaaacaaagccaTGCTTCACCTAATAAAGAGCTATTTTTGATCTCTGTTGAGTTGCACAATTTCACAAACCAGGGAATTAAGAGTCTCTTACTACCCAAGGGCTTCTAACAATGAAACTCTTATACTGTTTGGAATTTAAGATCTCTGGGGAAGGGGACAGTAGAAATCATTAGGTTCACAGCTTGGACATTGACCAAGAGAAGATCTGACATTATTGCTTGGAATGGGTGGTCAGAGCTTAGCAATAAATTTTCTGATCCTATAAGAGGCAGTATTTGGTAGGATTCAGACTACTATTCTGTGTCAAGGTAATAAATCAATTTGCTAATGCTATTAAAGGGAGTCCAAAACACACAAATCACTAACCACCCTGAAGGCCTCTCCCAGAGACAATACAGAATCTGAAAGGATGTGGTTTTCAAgttttctggtgtgtgtgtgtgttttttttttttggggggggggggcagggagtAAAACATATATTCACTTCCCACATAACAGAGCTTcctcataaaaaatgaaaaccaggaaGTTGTATCACTCCCCTACTTACATTATTCTTATACTTGCTAtaaccatatattttttaaaactggggTCATTGCCAATAATGCCATTGCTTCCTTCCTACCTATGTGACTATGACCCTGGGAAATCATTCAGGATTAGTCGCCTAGTACTTCAAAACGAATGTTAAATGTCTACCCAAAAAGTTGTGAGCATCTACACCAAAGACATTAATAATGCCGTAAGAAATGATGATACAGTCTGACATGAGCTCAATGTAGTGCCACacacagctcaactccagaattCTCAGCCTGAACACGGAACAATGTAGGATTAGCAACCCTTTCCTTTCACAGTGCTATTAAGTTCATGTTTTAGATCCCTGAATTTATGAAGTCTCTGCTTCATCTTCAAAATGTATTATTCTCCAAGCACATACTTGCCAGAATCAATACAAGGATGTAAGGAACTGCAAAGACTTGAAACAAGAAAGGACAAGTATGAGGACAACGCTCATGAGAACAGAAGGTCTTTGATAAACTAACCGCctcctgtacaacaaagtgaacaaACGGAAAGACACAACATTAAGGCTGGCAGAAGGACTAGCAAGTCCAAGAGTCCAAACACGGTGTGCACAGGATAAAAAGAAGTAGCTGTGATTTTCTTCCCAAGAAGGCCACATAAAACagtaaaagacattaaaaaaaaaaaacagtggataATAATTTAAATTCTTGCCTCCCAGTATTATTTGAGACTGCGCTTCCAGGTTATACCAAACTAAACCCATCTTCAAAATTCTACAATAGCTTCTGGTTGCTACAGACCAAATTCAAACTCTTGAATATGGTATCCCTTGCCTTCCAAGACTTGGCCCCAAATTACTTTTCCAGTTCCATCTCCCACTACAACACTGTTGCCTTAAACTATCCTTTCTTTAACCTGTGGGTTTTCTGGCCTTTGCTCTAGCACTTTTCCTTTGCTTGATCTAAAGATGTCTCTCCCACTAACATTACTCAAGACCCAgctaaaatgttatttctttctgGAAGTTATTCTCCAACCCTAAAGTCATGATCAATTATTAACTGTTTTACATCTAAACTCAATCCATGTTTACAAACATCTCCTGGAGGTCAGCAAGCCCCTTCCATGGCTGGTATCCACCTAGTTTCTTTAAACAATACAAAAGGCTTAATTTTATAGGCTCCTTCCATAAAAAGTGCTATAATACATACGGCCCCTCTTTTTAAGTTCAGTAAGAACAGTTTCTTGACTATTTCTTAGAGAACTTTTGAGTTaaataggatattttaaaatgaagtcactgattttaaaattcactctTCTATTAGTTGGCTTTATTCCTCTTGTATAGCAACTAATATTTTCTCCCCATTCTTCCATTTTAATCTATAAGGCATCTTCCACTTAAGCCAAAGCAACAAATCATATTGGTTCTTTCATGCCAGAATCATATTCTAATAAGCATTAAGAAACATAACTGATCAATCTtcacaaatgaatattttaaataaaatactttcacaTAAAATGACCAAGAAATCCATGCAAAAATTTTATGATTGAAAAAACCCCCAACGACCCCAGTATAGACTGCCATATTTAGGCTTCCAAATACATTCAGCAATTACTTACTAAGTATTTGCTATATTGTAAACTACACAGAATTAATCTAGATGGTAgtactggaagaaataaaaaatttgcaTAAAATCCATCAAGATAGGTGAGGCAAGAATTAATTCTATTTTGCAGAAGAGCAATCCAGAAAGATTATGTGACTAACCTTGGGTATCTTTAGCAGTGTAAGAAAAATCTCTCTCTTCAAGAGGGTATCTATGTCCCCTGCTTTTGcaaacattatttcattcagtaCACAAGGCTTTGCAACATTAAGTGATCAGACAACTAAAATAGAATAGAGTTCCTTATGGGGCAGGTTAGTCAGGTAAGGATGGAAGACTTGaagaaataattgtatttattagcAAACAGGTGAGAACATCATGATGGAAGTCAAGGATAAGGTACAGCCAAGTGGGGCTGAGGTGAAAAAAGCAAAGGCatagtttggggaaaaaatgtataaaagactGACTAGGCAAGAAATGGCTATAGCAGATAAATCTTTTGAATACCAAGGTAAGAGGAGAGGTGAGGTGAACACGAGTAAGGACACAGTGCCTaggagagcctggctggctaccgCTGGGATCTTGGTGTGAGAGGATGAGGGCCTCAAATATGCATTGTGGATATGCACTATGCAGAGTGGGGAGGAAATAATGGCTAAAGACACCGGTAACTGAAAGGGGTAAGCAAAGAGATTTTAAGGCAACCTCAAGGTTTTGCTAACGCTTGAGGAAtagaaaaacacacaaagaaatgaGTTGCCGAAGTCCAGTTGTGAGCCACCCCCCCTCCATTTCCGGGAGTCCTTTAAAACTGCTAAATATTCATTCTGATGCACCTTTCCCTCTATTCTTGCGCTGTGGTTAGGAGCCGAGTTTTTTTCTTTCGTTTTTAACTTTATTGTCACACCAGTTCTCGTCTTTCCCTGGCCTGTGTGGAATGCCTTATTGAAGGAGAATCTCTGTTACGGATAATTGAATTTCTGCTTCCGGAGCTTCTGTATGTTGAAGGATTCTCAAATTCTAGCTAACGATCTACCGATTTCAAGCCATATATGGTGCAAGACAATAGCCATACAATAAAAGAACATGGCCAGTCTCTTAGAAACAGGTTGAAATCGGATTCCACGACTTCCGAGGGCGGCCAGAGATCCCCAAAGACTTCTGGAAATCAGGTCTCCCTACAAGTCCCAGCACAGTGCTGCACAGCACGTTCTCAGGCCCCTTCCCAGTAACCCGCCTCCAACCCCCGCACCCTCAAGGCCAGGTTCGTGAGTAGAATCCAATTTTCCATGGCCCACTGGATCTGCAGGGCGGCTCAGTACAGGGGAGGGCAGCGGAGAAAGGAGAGGCTCTGAGGTCTGGGAGGGCCCCGAGCGGCCGGGGCTATTTCCATCTTGCTCCCGctgcccacccctctaggctccCCAGCTTCAGGAAAACCGAAAACCGATTCTGTGGCCCTACTACCCCTCCCGGATGTCTTCCATCCCCGGAAGCGACAAGGCCCAGCGGCACCCCTGTTCCCTTTTCTCAGGGCAAAGAAGGGGGTCTGCAAGTGAACTAGCTTAGCGTTCATGAtcttctcccacccccactccaccccccacctccccacccccaaaatgcCTGGGCCTGGCTTCTTGCCAAGCCCGCAGCGTTGGTTACCCGGAGTTGGAAGGCGCCGCTCGCTGCCGGGCGGGGCGGGCTGCTGCAGAGTCGGCGGTGGGGTCTGCATCTGAAGCAGCGGCGGCGGTTCGGCGTCCGGGGGCCTGAGGCCCGGAGTGGGGCCGGACAGAGGGGCGCAGCGCCGTCGCTTCGGAGAGCCAGGGCTCAGCAGCGCCGCCTCGAACTCCATGGGCCGCTTCAGTGTCGCCCCGCACGCCATGCCGCTGAAAGACCAGGGACCAGGAGCCGACGCGGGTGTAACTGAGGCCCAAGCTCCCGCTCCTCAGAGGAGCTCACAAGCCAAGCCGGTGCCAATGGCGCCTCCAGCACCCGGCAGCAGCGCTGACCCCGCCTCCTGTGACGTCATGGGCCTGCGCCACCACCGAGCGGAGGGGGGGAAGCCGGAAGAGAGCCGCTCTGGGAGGCCCGTCAGCCACGTTCTGGCCCGCGGCGCCCCCTACTGAGGAAATGGAACGATCTGGGCGGAGAGTTTGGTCACCAAGCAACCTCGGGAAGGCCCCCACCTCCGCCTCTACCGCTCCCAGGGTCCCATCCTCCCCCCACCTTTCAGAGCCAAAGCGCCGGGGTGGCCCCTTAGGTTTTCGCACCTGCGCGAATGGGAATTGGGGGAAGGGAGAGCCTGGAGGGGGCCTGTCCAGAGCCAATGGGGGTCTGTGTTTTCCGGTCCGGTTACCTCATTCCATCCAAGCCGCTCCAGACCCAGTGATAAGAGAGACGGTTATACTAAAAGTTCTACAAGGACAttgccctcccacccccagtccaGGAAAGCCTTCACTTAAACGAAACCCAGAATCTGAGGATGGACTTTATGGAAGTCCATCAACCCCATAAAATTGTATGCAGaattgcgtgtgtgtgtatgtatctatgACCCGTATCTTTATCAGCTCATCAAAGGGGTATGTTACTCAAAATAGTTAAAAACCAACAGAAAACACGCCCCTGGTTTGAATCATCCAAGAATAGTGTCAGAGTGTTAAGAACTTGAGCTGACAGCTGATTTGCCAGGCCCCTTCTTTGACCTGGCAGCCCAGGTGCTTCCTCAAGTCTATCTGAATTCTTTGAAGCGGTGCCAGCTATAAAGTACTTTTGATATTCtggaaagataaatagaaaactgGAGCGTTCTGTTTTCAGAAACTGTATTTGAAAGTCTGTTACTGGTAAGCAGTTTCAGTGCTTTCAAGAGATGGTCAAAGGGATCTGTGATCGAAAAAAGgctaaatcaaaaaaaaaagaaagaaggctaAATCAATTCTATAACtacgtatatatgtgtgtgtgtgtgtgtgtgtgtgtgtgtgtgtttatatatatgtaatggtcATACATGCTGGGATCTGTCTGCCTAACCATATCTCTGGGATTTTCCTAAACAGTACAAATTTCAGATATTCTCTTCTACTAGACCTTATGCCAGATCAATGTGGCCCAGTATTTGAGTCAGAGAAAATGGGCAATACTACCTCAAGTTCCATTGTTTGCATCTTTCTGTTGCATATCTTTGTCCTTCCCAGTTTCTCCAAACTTTTTTAAGATCCAAACATaggttttttcctttgcatttatctttgacaaatagcagaaataattctaaaatgaCTGAACATACTAAATGCTTAGCTTATTTTATCCTATTTCTTGTCCATAAGGACATAAAGGTTTACAACAGacaaaaacaatacagaaaacACAAGAGCAACAAACATACAAAACTCCTAGAAATAGAGCACTAGGGCCAAAGAAAAAGGAGATCACAATTATCCTGAGGGTAAACATGGCTGTGACtgaatttgatatttttgttCTCAGTGTTCTAGCTGCCAAAGCAAAAGTGAAGACACAGTACATGTTCAATAGATCTTGTCATCTGTAAGGAATCAGTTTATCAGAGAAGACAGaacataaatttttttattttcataacactacattctaaatgtgatttctcaTGTGATTTGTTAGGTACCAGTAAATGATATAATAAAGCAAATAAGCAGATTTAAACAACAAATGCAAAGCATAAATTAAATTGATATTTCTTATGTCCAATAAAAGCCAATGACATAAAAGTAACCTAGGGATGGTTGTTTTTTAAGGGACTTATCTAATGTGGTTCAAGCCAATTGCTTTCTTGTGGTCTAAACTGGTCCAAAGTTAGAGCTCAGAAGGTTTGAAAAGTGTGTCCCTTGGGTCATTGTTCTAAATAGCACCTCTTCTAGCTAGGGCTTTGGTAAGTCCTTTGATAGTCTCTTCTCTgtgatactttaaaattttgagagTGTCTTGTAATATTAGTGTTTTAAAACAGGAAGTTATAATTTGTTTGCATGTCTGACTGTGCTTCAAAGCTATAAATTCCTTGAGAATAATAACCAAGTCTCATTCATGTGTGTTTCCCCATCGCCAGTACACTGCTTGAATACAAGAGGGGTAGGCACAGAAGGAATattggtcaaataaataaatggtcatCATTTCAAGGTTGTGCTGTGTCCCTGAAAGCCGGTAGTCCACATTGCTGAATGAGGGTGGACTTAGTTGATTCAGAAACCAAACAAGTAGGTGATATATCCTATTATACACTGAAGATGACAGTGGCCCAACCAGTGAGATGTCCTTGAGGGAAGCAGACGGGCTACTTTGACAACTTCTTAGTGTGATGTCTCCTTGTGAGGTCATTACCATGGTTCGGGTCTGCTTTGCTTTGCATACTCAGATACTTGACCAGTCATGCACATACACCACATACACTACTAATTACCTACCGTGGACCAGACACTATATTATCACGGCTGAAGATGCTATGGTATAGAAAGAGATATGGTTCCTGCCCTCCTAGGGCTTCCAGTCTATTAGAGATGGCAGACATTAATCGAActgtaacaacaacaactgtataATCACAAACTGTGACAAGTCTATGAAGGAAAAAGACAAGATATTATGAGAGAGTACAGCAGAGGTCTTGTCTTGGAGAACAGTGAAGACTTCCCTGAAGACGTGATGAGAGAGCTAATTCTTAGGTATGCTGGTAAGGAGTCCAGCGCCCTCAAGGAGGAAGGGGTCCAGGGCtcttgagaagaagaaaaaggagcctggggctcttgaggaggagaaaaggacaaatgtttttcttctacattgttttgtcttagtcaatataacaatgtatcttgctcgaggacatgtttctccttaacaagaacctactgACTAATCTTAAGACATATATTGTGGGAGAGGATCTGGTAAGAGCTTTCTATTGTTAcctctaatcttgttaatttaagataaTATGTTgtaggagtgggtctggtaaaagtatttaaggccttgataagactagctaGGGGAGCACTCTcagtcccccttctgatgtctgtatCAGAAGCTTTTTTTggtcctttttcactttaataaaactctgctacacaaaagctcttgagtatCAAACCTGGTCCCTGGTGCCTAAGCTAAATCTTATTCTTCGGAGATCGTAAATCCGACATCGTTCACCATAAACCAGCAGTGACATCTGAGCTAGGAATTAACTAAGCAAAGAGAAGTTGGGAACACCCTGAGCCAAGGGGACAGCATACCCTAAGTCCAGTGATAAAAGAGATATAATGTGTTTGAAGAATCAAAAGAAGTCTCAAGTGGCTGTGGTGCAGAGCATGAATGCAGATTCAGGAGAGGAAAAACCAATGCAGAAGGCTAGTCCCTGAGCACTTAACGcctatcagttcaggtcagttcagtcactcaatagtgtccaactctctgcagacatcatggactgcagcacgccaggcttccctgtccaacaccaactcccagagcttgctcaaactcatgtccatcgagtcagtgatgccatccaaccatctcatcctctgtcatccgcttctcctcctgccttcaatctttcccagcatcagggtcttttctacagagtcagttatttgcatcagatggccaaagttttggagtttcagcttcagcatcagtccttccaatgaatattcaggactgatttcctctaggattgactgattggatctcctagaggtccaagggactctcaaaagagtcttctccaacaccacagttcaaaaacatcaattctttggcactcagctttctttatggtccaactctcacatccatacatgactactcaaaaAAACAAAGcgctgactagacagacctttgttggcaaagtaatgcctctgttttttaacatgcagtctaggtttgtcatagcttttcttccaaggagcaagcatcttttaatttcatggctatagtcaccatctgcagtgatttttcagttcagttcagttcagtagctcagtcgtatatgactctttgcaaccccatgaatcacagcacgccaggcctccctgtccatcaccaactcccggagttcactcagactcacgtccattgagtcagtgatgccatccagccatctcatcctctgtcgtccccttctcctcctgcccccagtccctcccagcatcagtcttttccagtgagtcaactcttcacatgaggtggccaaagtactggagtttcagctttagcatcattccttccaaagaacacccagggctgatctccttcagaatggattggttggatctccttgcagtccaagggactctcaagagtcttctccaacaccgcacctcaaaagcatcaattctttggccctcagctttcttcacagtccaactctcacatccatacatgaccactggaaaaaccatagccttgactagacagacctttgttggcaaagtaatgtctctgcttttgaatatgctgttaggttggtcataactttccttccaaggagtaagcgtcttttaatttcatggctgcagtcaccatctgcagtgattttggagcccccaaaaataaagtctgacactgtttccactgtttccccatctatttcccatgaagtgatgggaccagatgccatgatcttcgttttctgaatgttgagctttaagccaactttttcactctcctctttcactttcatcaag
Proteins encoded in this region:
- the AKIRIN1 gene encoding akirin-1 is translated as MACGATLKRPMEFEAALLSPGSPKRRRCAPLSGPTPGLRPPDAEPPPLLQMQTPPPTLQQPAPPGSERRLPTPEQIFQNIKQEYSRYQRWRHLEVVLNQSEACTSESQPHSSTLTAPSSPGSSWMKKDQPTFTLRQVGIICERLLKDYEDKIREEYEQILNTKLAEQYESFVKFTHDQIMRRYGTRPTSYVS